TGATATGTGGTCTCTGGGGTGTATTATGGCTGAGCTATTATCAAAGGAACCACTATTCAATGGGAAGACAGAGGTTGAGCAACTGGACAAGGTAAATCTGTCTTCAGGTTTCATTGCTGTGTATCTTAACTGCTGGAAAATCAACCTGATCGGTCTAACTATATTTTTGGGGTGAAACTGCAGATATTCAGGATCCTTGGCACTCCAAATGAGACAATCTGGCCTGGGTTTTCAAAACTCCCTGGAGTAAAGGTGAACTTCGTCAAGCATCAGTAAGTGTCCATATCTTGATTATATAAGTTTTACTGTAGTTGATCTCaagaatttatgtttttttctttttgccaCTGTTTCCCAGGCTTCCAGCTTTGGGTGATTCTGGTGTGGCCTTCAGGCCTCCATTGGTGACACTTTAAGTTGCTTGAATTGAATTTTCTGTTGCTTCTAACCACTGACATTTATTTCAGGTATAACCTATTAAGGAGGAAATTCCCAGCAACGTCTTTCACTGGGTCGCCCGTACTCTCTGATGCTGGATTTGACCTCTTGAACAGGCTTCTGACATATGACCCTGAAAAGGTATTGCCTgttacattaatttattttcgtGAAGATTAAATTTACCTGGCTTGAGTATCTGATCATGAATGTGGAAACCATGTAGCGGATCACTGCTGAAGAAGCTCTCAATCATGAATGGTTCTGCGAAGTTCCTCTTCCAAAGTCTAAGGAGTTTATGCCTACTTTTCCCGCGCACCATGCGCAAGACAGGTATTCACCTCATATGGATTTGACAtgcttaaattttttaattttcacatTTGACttagttttgtttttttgaaaTGTGATTTAGGCGTGTGCGAAGAGTAATGAAGAGTCCTGACCCATTGGAAGAGCAACGGAGAAAGGAGTTGCAACAAGGAGAACTAGGCACTGGTGGTCTCTTTGGTCAATAGCATCATAAATTTATACAAAGACAGCAATGCAATGTTTGAGGTGAGAGATATAGGCAGAAGGAAGACACAGTGATTGCGAGACTATCAAATATCAAGCACCGCTTCTTTCCTGGCCGACGCTTTTCATGAATTAGATGAATCATGTTTGTGGTTGACTTTTCTTCTTTGGCCCAGCTGACAATAGGAACTCATCTCTGACATTCTTGCCCGGAGAGATGTGGCATAAGGCACTTCCTGTTGAGGAATTGTTTCTGATTGATATCGTGTATGTAACATATATCTTAATGATCTCTGTAGACATTTattaaattgatttgaaatgcAACAGTTTGGTTTACTTTCATGTTCTTAGTGTTATAAATATTGATCTTCATATTGTGCTTGCACGAGGTGGGGACATGGCTTTTCATTTCTGAAGAATTTGGCAGAAGTTTAGCAACCTGGAGGTAAATGTAAATCTGATTTTCTGGATGTAAGTATGGATGCAAAGTTGCTTTATGCTCTTGTGTAATTGCTGTGCAGCATATTCTTTGGCTTCTGACTTATTTTTTATGCTGCAAATTGGCTTGTATTTGGGTGAAATGTGGGGAAAACTGttgctttcattttttttagatcCCATATTCTGATCCTTATTATTACATTTGTGGGTGAATAATGATTTAATTTCTGATTGTAAGATTAAATTCACTTTTATCTTATGTCTGGAACAAAATACTGCCATCATGTGTGATGCCAAATCCACGTATTACATTAATAGGATTTGCCAGAGGCGGAGGAAATTGTAGGAGGCGAGCAAATTGGAGCGCTGGCGCTCCTTGTCGGGGACGAAGATGAGCTTGGTTCGGCGGGCAGGGGTGGTTCGAGGGAGATGGCCGGGTTGAAGCGGATCTCTCCGGTGGAGTCGTTGAGTTGgacgaaataaaaataaaataaaattttaattttttagcgGTGTTAACTTACTGTTTGAACGTGAGGAGAAAATTGCTTTAggtatctatatatctatataaaagcACAAccgttttaaaaaataataagttatatTTTCTCGTCAAaaatcattttctatttttgaaaataattttgtttctatttttttattcattttgtcTACTCTAGatcatacaaatatttttttgttacaattttttctattgatacaatttatcacatttttataattttttcaaaaataaaatatatgaattttagtaaatttaaatagacgtgctaatacaaaattaaactcttcaatttacttttattttttatttttaaaaaaaatcgataatAGTTCCCtaattaatgatttttcaatAAGTCATTTTGATGCTTAATTGATATGTAAattatcaataataataataataataataataatacaaaaacatactaaaaatttaataaatctaaatcataTTTGTAGTTGCATACTTGCATTAAACTGTTATAATTAACTACAACTTGTGTTAAAGACATATATTAATTACATAATTGATGATTAAAGAAAATCAAGTGCTATTTCTAAAATTGGTCACATCGAGCCAAATTGAACAATAATGCATCCGGATTATAATCAGTTGATTGGTAGTTGTGTTTTCTACTCCGTCACGCACTGTAATTCACCTAATCTATGATACAAATGTGACATCTACAATTAAATAACACATCAATTAAATACTATTACTATATCAGAACTTTTGATTATTATGTGATGAGAGCCTACACGCGGCATAATACGTTGAATATTGCATTTATCCGAAGCCTTTGTAATTTAGTGGTATTCTGCACCTTTATAAATAtgaacatatttatttatatattaatgtaCAATACTAATTCTCCTCCCTcaatttaaaactaaaaaaaaaagaaaaaaaaaaaaagagcaacCCAACTGAGTGGTGATGTAAAAGCAAACCTTTCTGTAATTCTTCTCTGCAAAAATGAAACAATTTGTACAAACAACTTATAGCTTCTGATGAATTTCAGGTCTCATTTTTTACCTCAAAATGGCCAAAAtaaaacttgaaaaaaatcgAGGACGAAGAGGATGAGACTCACCGGGTATATATAGGAACTGTAACCTCAACATTTTTTTCTGATGTTGGCGAAAGAAGCAAAGCTGGGAGTGCTAGGTCCTTGCCCGTTGGCTGGCTCGAGATATGGTGTGACCCGGGCGAAAAAAGGGCAACACTGCCGGCAGCAAAGAGATGACTGTTGATGCCCTACTCTCATGTGATGACTATGGTCTTGCCCAACACGAATGTGACTAGCGATAGTTCAATGAAGAAGATCGTGTTGATCAGACCACGATCAACTGTCCACCCAAAAATCGTGATGCCTCCTTGATTGGACTGCAAATACATCACTGCATAGAGAAAATTTTCCTAACATGTTTAGTTTTGCAGAAATGCTGGAAATATATACAAAGATAGGCAAATAGACAGAAtcgaaaaatgaaaataaaagactctTTGTTGCAGCCCTTGCCCCCAATTTCTTCTAGTAGCAGAAATGTATAACTAGTCATTATCTTGTTTTTTTGCCTACTTTCTTTACTTCTGGCAATCTTTCGGTTTTCTTATACATTATTTCGATTCTTAGCAAAATTCGATATTCCGGTTGGATGCATATCATAGTTCGGAGAAAGCTCATTTCACCTATGTAAGTTTATCCTTATACCAGTATACAACACCAAGCTAGGAGCTTAGGAATATTTAGCATTTCGTGTATAAATCTCGTTTTCTATATATGCTATATATGCTACGAGGCAATAAGCAAACAGTATTACTAGGACAAAATTGCAAGTTCTGAACATTTCAAAGCATTGATCATGCAGCTTAGTATTAGCAGGTGATTATGACAGCATTCTGTGAAAAAATGTTTAGAAGTCTGCTTAAATTGAAAAACGCCAAGCTGAAGAAGATGGTGACTGTACCTAGTGCCAGTCGCTTGTGATAAGAAGACATATACGACGCCAGCTGTACATTACTAGGTGTTGACATAAAATCCAGCGATTCCAAATCACTTTCCGAGTAGTCTACATGGAGTGAAACCAACTTGTCTGCAGCCTCAGAATTTCCCGAGTAATTTGAGTTACGGAACTGAGATGCATCATCAGCACTGCAAGTCACTAAAGCATGCCATCTACTTGCGAGTGCTCCAATGCCTTGGGCTCTGTGGGATATTTTTGCAGCAGCATTCAGGCAAAGAATTATCACAGCCACCTGAACGATTGATGTCACCTAGACAATTCAACAAACGAGAAGATTAATTAAACAAGGTGGGACACGGGAGAGAGCTAGAGAAAGAGAAATTTATTCTAAGCTATGTTTTCAAGCACTTCTATAACAGTACAATATTATGAAACCAAATATGTGAAGCCTAAATTTCCGACATGAGATGCTGCATACAAGTACACAAGTTTTGGCAAATTCAAAAGCCTCAATCGCGTTCATATCAAAGATGGTATATGGAGAAATATGTTGCACAAGATTTCGGACTTACTGCAAAATCACCGCCATTGATGAAAGTGATTATCCCACTGTACCCAGTGGTCTGGAATAGAAACATAAAGTGGCTCGCAGTTACAATCACAAATTGCAGGAGAAGATATATTCTAAATCTATGGCTTATTTTGGACAGATAGTAGCGCAGGCGGGCATGCTCTTGCAGTAAGGCTATCACGTCAGATTCTCTTTCCAAAAGTTTTCCATAGTCTTCGAAATGTATGATTTGCAAGTTGCACACCAGGTGGAACAAGACACAGGATGAAAGAATGATAGCAGTCACATAAGTCCATGACAACACGAAAGCAACTAAAATTGCAACGGAGTGCCACTGCGACTCATGGTGAACATACATGATACGGATTATTTCACGAGCAGTTTTCAAGAGGCAACATGGGATCACCCATATTACTAACAAGCGTAGAGAATCCTGCAAAGAATAACAATAGCTATCAGGCTTCCCCAAACGACCAACAAACCTGTACATTTCTGATTCACCGAACAGTGGAAATAATCAACACACGACAACAGTCACAACATTTAGGGAGCGTTTACATGTGATTGAGTGTTTGAAGGATTAGATGATAAAACAAGCTCAAAATTGATCAAATACTATGTTGATCCATCTATCATATAACCCAAAAAAGTAAACACACTCTTAGAAGAAAGACTCAAATAATGCTATAATATGCACTGTAAACACACAATAAAGAACTCGAGCATCACATGCAATCCTTCATTGGAACACCCCTAAATTCATCTTTAAATTCAAGAAAAGAATAGCAAAATTATACGTAGCCCTTCATCTCATTATATACGCTAACAATACCAACACTACACAGATCTCCAATCAATGAGATTAAACCATGGTTACTTCAACAGACGATTTCTGCAACATCTTTCATTATTCTTCGAAGCAACAAACCAATTCAAAGAAGCATGGAAACAATCACCAAAAAACATTCATTCACTCAATTCTTCTTCACATGACAATCACAAAATAAATTCATTCAATAAGAACAAGTCAGTTGAAGCATTACTCACTGAGATCTTCTGCACATACTGGCCACTGAACCTTTCCACATACCCACTGTATCGATCAACAAAGAGAAATTTCCTAACTCCATATTTCCGCAAATTATGTGAAAAGCACAACATAGATGAAGCAGCCAAAGAAGCCTGAGAAATCACTATACCAATCTCGAAGCTCTTGATCTGACCCTTCTCACACCCCGGGCAATTCGAGAGCTCAAGCATCACCACCGGAATCAAAACCCCAAATACCAAAAATACCCCCCAAGAAACCAGAAACCTCAACACAGAGGTCTGGTTGAACCCCAAGAGAGTGATGAAAAGATCCAACCTTTGAAGGGTCTTGTCCAAAAGAgtctctttttcattttctcgaACACCTGGGGGGTCTGATTGTTGGTTTTCGTCGCAATTTTTCAGAAGAGGGGCATTTTCATGTGGAATTCTCGAATCTTCCACTTCTATTTGAATATGAGCCTCAGCCATTTAGATAATCTGGGAAAGGAAAAGGGAGGAAAAAGGGGGCTCAACTTTGAAGAAGCTTAAAAAGGGGGAGAAATGAAGATTTAACACAAATGACAGATCATAATCATTGATGAACTCTTATTCACACGCACGTTTCAATTATAAATCACAAGAATAAACTTACAAACAAGCAAGATTTGCATGTGGGCACTAAACAAACGAATTTAATATTAAAGATCGCTAATTTAATTCTCTTAATTAGTATACCCCACAAAGAAAATAAGGCAACTAGCTCTAGCTGCCGAGATTCTTTCCCTGCGAAGCTGAGGGCTTTTGAGTTAGGATTTGGGAGCTGATGTCAACTGTAACTACTGTAATTATGCAAGaaaattatactaattttttaGTGAATTAGGTGACGTTAGACTTGGGGCATTTTTCTGTGGCGGTGGTCCACGACTCCACATCATAACATAAGAGCTTCACGAAATTGATGAATTAACCATGAAATTTTGGaagagaattaagaaattgaaaaCGAGAAAGGTAGGGGACTGCTAACTGTGTGAACCCATGTGTTCGATTTCCATGGATGCCATGTGTTGCTTGCGCTTTAAATTATTCACGTGAATCAAAGCTTCCCGCGGAACTTTTGGATTTCTCGTGAAAAAATACGgaacaataataaaattattattaaaaaataattcgaCTTAGAGTTCGAATTAAAGTTCCGACTAATTAAAGCAGTGATATGGCTCACCTTAAGCTAATttgacaattaaaaaaaattatattcgaTTTTTTTATCTCATCATCTCTACATCACTGTTTCACTTAATATGTGAAGATAAATTACCTAATGTAACAAAAGTTAATGATAACAGTACCTATatgtataaataatacttcctcattccacaaaaaataatcttaaaaaGACGagacagattttaataaaaataaaattgataagtGTATTCTAACTTCTAAGTGAAGAAATAatttcacttaaaaaataaaatttcataataataattattatatatatatatatatagtttatccaaaaaaaataattatattatgaatGAAAAAAAGGGCGATTATGTCATagaaatttttcaaaaattgaaataaattaatttttgtggacggtcCTAAATAATAAAGGGATAGTTTTTTTGAGCGGAGGAAGTATAAactagagtggattttgaaaatagccacttttatatagtaaaaataaattttacccactaatataaaaacttaaaaaaatacccacatttaccattttacccttgcatataaaatttttacaaatacccacgaattcacaaccagtgaattcacaaccaaaataaattttggttgtgaattcaagctttaaaactcgaattcacaactgaataacaagtattggttgtgaattcaagttttaaagtttgaattcacaactataaatagtgttagttgtgaattcgtgtgaattcacaacccacactatttcaagttgagaattcacaaccgatcaaacttgaattcacaaccaacactatttcaattgtgaattcacaaccaacgccgataattcagttgtgaattcataaacttggttgtgaattcaagaacatttgtacgcgattttcatcaatttcttcgttacttatattttttcgattaaattcaaattgaattcaacTAAAGTCTCCATCCCAATcattctcatctctctctcatcatcaacaatcaacTCTCCCCcaattctccctctctct
The genomic region above belongs to Salvia miltiorrhiza cultivar Shanhuang (shh) chromosome 5, IMPLAD_Smil_shh, whole genome shotgun sequence and contains:
- the LOC131025395 gene encoding uncharacterized protein LOC131025395, coding for MAEAHIQIEVEDSRIPHENAPLLKNCDENQQSDPPGVRENEKETLLDKTLQRLDLFITLLGFNQTSVLRFLVSWGVFLVFGVLIPVVMLELSNCPGCEKGQIKSFEIGIVISQASLAASSMLCFSHNLRKYGVRKFLFVDRYSGYVERFSGQYVQKISDSLRLLVIWVIPCCLLKTAREIIRIMYVHHESQWHSVAILVAFVLSWTYVTAIILSSCVLFHLVCNLQIIHFEDYGKLLERESDVIALLQEHARLRYYLSKISHRFRIYLLLQFVIVTASHFMFLFQTTGYSGIITFINGGDFAVTSIVQVAVIILCLNAAAKISHRAQGIGALASRWHALVTCSADDASQFRNSNYSGNSEAADKLVSLHVDYSESDLESLDFMSTPSNVQLASYMSSYHKRLALVMYLQSNQGGITIFGWTVDRGLINTIFFIELSLVTFVLGKTIVIT